The Pirellulales bacterium genome contains the following window.
TTTTTCGTCCTGCGCTGCGATTTCAACTGCCCGACCCTCGCCGCGGCGGACAGGACCTTCCAGCAGATACAGCGAAATTCAAGGCCGCTCGGTACTGATGACTGATGCGAGCCTCGGCGCAGCCGCCGCATTCGCGTGACCGGGCTAAATGCTCGCAATTCCGGTAGCGGCGGGACGTCAGCGGAGGGTGTCCGAGGTCGAATTCTTGCGCAGGGGCGGGTGGGAATATTGCCCACCAAGCCATCGCTATATTAGCATTGCACCTTTTCCTGCGAAATCAATGCAAACGTACCAACTGACCGGCTACGCATCTGGCGAGCACTCGGGACATTTGTACGATTGACATTTTTGGCATGCGCATTCGCGGCGTTTCGCCAAAGCGAACGAAATTTGTGCTTTCGCGTGACCCTGTAACGCGTATTGATCGCTCGCGGGCGATAAAGACGCCAAATTGGGCTGTTCGGGAGTCGTGCGGTTCTGCCGTGCAAGTCATTAAGTCTGCCGTGGGATCGGCAGGCTAGAAGGATGCTATGTCCGCAGTCGAAATCAAGCCGGTCAAAAGTTGGAGCGACCGGCGAGTTTTTCTGAATGTCCCCGAGCGCCTGTATAAGGGGGATCCGAATTGGATTCCGCGCCTGCGACTCATTGAGAGCGAACTGGCCGGCTTCAAACACCATCCGTTTCACGAAACGGCTGAGGTGCAAACATTTCTCGCGATGCGCGACGGCGAAGTCTGCGGCCGCGTGGCTGCGATTATTAACCGGGAGCACAATCGCGAGCACAAGGAAGAACGCGGATTCTTCGGATTCTTCGAGACCGTCGACGATCCCGCGGTGGCCAATGCCTTGCTGGATGCCGTGCGAGGCTGGTTGGCCGAACGCGGCATTACGAAGCTGCGCGGACCGGCGAATCCTTCGATGAATTACGACTGCGGCCTGCTCGTCGAGGGTTTCGACACACCGCCTACGTTCCTGATGCCCTACAATCCGCCGTTTTACGAAAAGCTGATCACGGGGTACGGATTTCAGAAGTCACAGGATTTGCTGGCCTATGTGGGCTACGAAGCTCAGCTTCCCGAGTTCGAAAAGGAGATGGGCTGGCTTGTGGATCAAGCGCAAGAACGCTGCCAGGCCACGGTCCGACCCATGATTCCCTCCTCGACAAAAGACGTCGAGCTGTTTCTCGAACTCTATAATCGCTCGTTCGAGGCGATGTGGGGATTTGTGCCGCTCACGAAGCACGAGGTGGCCGAATTCGCGCGCACGCTCAGCTACCTCGTTAGCCGCGAGTTGGCCCTCATCGCCGAGGTCGACGGTCGCGGCGTCGGCGCCGTGCTAGGGTTGCCGGATTACAACCCGACCATCCGGCGAATTCGCGGCCGGCTCTTGCCCTTCGGCTTTATTCACTTGCTGCGCGGCCGAAAAGATGTCCGCCGCATTCGCATCATCAGCATCAACGTCGTGCCCGAGTTTCAACGCTGGGGACTGGGACTGGTCCTGTTGCGTGCGCTCGTCCCTAAGGCACTCTCGATGGGCGTGAAAGAAGCCGAATTTTCCTGGATCGCCGAGTCGAACGTCATGCCCCGCGTCGGGCTGGAAAAGATGAACGCCAAACTGACGAAAACCTACCGCATGTACGATCTCGATCTGCCGGCTAAGCCGTAGTCGAGCTGCGGGCTCGACGCCACAACGCAAGCAAAGCCGATGGCAAACTCGAGCAGATCGTAAGGTGGTAGGGCGAACCAGAGGGCAAGCCAGCCATCAGTCGCTCGTGGGCCGCGGGCAGAGCGTGATACGGCAGCGACGGAAACAGGTGGTGCAAGGCGTGATACCGTAATCCCACCGGAGCCCACAACTCGCCCGTGATGGGATGATTCGGGTAGTTCAGCGAATCGACCAACTGCTCGACGAAGCTCACCGGCTCACCGCGATGCAGATAACGATGTGCGCCCATGGTGCGAATCGCATTGATCATGAGCACGCCAGCGGCGATCAGGTAAAGATCACGCACGAATTGCCACGGTCGTAAGCCCGAGACCACGGCCAATAGCGTGCCCAGCGCCAACGCGAAACAGGCCGCCTCTTGCAACCGCCAGGTGCGCAACTCGCCGCGACCGGGCAGCGGCCGAACGAAGGTGGGATCGATCACCATCGACGAGGCGTGCGCGTAAACCCATTTGCGCGAGCGCGGGCTGATCCATGTCAACGGCGCCAATACCAGGAAGCGAACCACGGCGATGGCCGGCATCACCAGCGGTTCGCAAAGAAACAGAAAGATATTACGTACCGGGCCCGTGGCCAGCGGCAGATACTCGCCGTCATTGGCCGTGCCGTAGTGCTTCCGCACATGATGCAAAGTATGCGTCTGATACAAAAACGAGGGGATCAAAAACGGAATACCGCACAGCAGGTTCCAATAGATGCGAAACGCTTTGAACTTCTCTGCTCGCAGGTGAACGACTTCGTGACTGAACATAGCGGCGCGGTAAAACGCCAACACGGCGGCCGCGTAGATGATTCCCCAGCCCGCCCAATTCAGAGGCGCCCGACGGAGAACGAGCAGCGCGGCCGTCCCCAGGCCGATCGACAGTGAGAAATCGACCCAATAAATCCACGGCCTGGGTTCAAACAGGTCGTTAACCAACTGGCGTGCGTCCCGCAGCGAGAAATCGCTCCGGCTGTGCGCGCCGACGCGCCCCGGCTCCTCGCGGCGAAAATTGGGTAACGTGGGGGTGGGCCAACCCGGGGTACGGGTACTTGAGTATTTCGATGATGTGGTCACTTGGGCGAGAATGCCGGGGCATTCCCCACTGCGAAACTGGGAGATTGAGGGCGAATAGATCGCTCACGATGACGTCAAACCCACATTTCGGCGTATTGCGTGGGACGTCTTAAGAAGCAGGCTCTATAGGCTGTTTGGGCCGAGAACATGGCTTGTGCCGTGCCCGCTCATAGAAATGGTCTATTCTTTGAAAACCGTGCGATAATGGGGATTTCCGCCGCACTCTTCCGCCGCAGCATCTGGACAAAACTTACGAATAGACAATGATTTAGACCCCGGCTGGGCAGCGGTGCTGGGGGAGCGCTATTTCCGGTTAATCGAGCGCAACCCCTTTGCGCCGAGCGTTCGCCGGATTAAGGCTGGAGTGCCGTGTCTGACGTTTTGGGCCGGCGAGGGACAGGGACGTCGCGTTTTGAATGTGCCTGATCCCGTAGGGAGTCGATCGTGGCGGCGCGAGACATCGTCATAACGGGGCTAGGAATCGTCAGTCCGATCGGCATCGGCGGCGATGCCTTTTGGACGGCGCTTCGTCACGGCACCAGCGGCGTCCGGCCACTCTCACTGTTCGACGCACAGGGCTTGCCCGTCACCTACGGCGCCGAAGTGACAGGCTTCGACCCGAAACAGTTCGTCAAGCCACGCAAGAGCTTGAAAGTGATGTCGCGCGACATCCAGTTCGGCGTCAGCGCGGCCGACATGGCGTGTGGGCAAGCGGGCTTGTCTCCGGGGGCCATTGATCCGGAGCGATTCGGCGTGGTGTTCGGCGCCGACATGATTCTCTGCCCGCTGGACGATGTCGAGGCCGCCTATCGCAGTTGCATGGTCGATGGCCGATTCGATTTCCGTCGCTGGGGACAACATGCTATGGCGCAGTTGTATCCCTTGTGGATGTTGAAATATCTGCCCAACATGCCAGCCTGCCACATCGCGATCAACTACGATGCCCGCGGCCCCAGCAACTCGCTCGCCACGGCCGAGGTCTCCAGCCTGCTGGCGATTGCCGAAGCATCCCGCATCATCGAGCGCGGATTAGCGGACGTGATGGTGGCCGGTGGAACCAGTTCGCGCATTCACCCCACAACCTACGTGCGGGCCGTCCTTTGCGACACGGCGCGTCAGGGGCAGGATCCGAAAACAGCCAGCCGTCCGTTCGACGCCGATCGCACGGGTGCCGTCTACGGCGAAGGCTCGGCCGCCTTCGTCCTGGAAAGTCGCCGTCACGCCGAGGCCCGCGGAGTGAAGATTTTCGGACGCGTGCTGGGCTATGCTAGCGGCTTCGAGCCACGTGTTAACGGCTCGCCGCTCAAGGGAACGGCAATCCGCGCGACCATCGAAAATAGCTTGCGCTGCGCCGAGCTTGAGCCGGGTGATATTGGACACGTGAATGCGAACGGTATCAGCACGATTCTTGATGATCGGGCCGAAGCGCAGGCCATTCGCCAGGTGCTAGGAGACGTTCCCGTTACCGCGCCAAAAAGCTACTTTGGCAATCTGGGTGCGGGCACTGGCGCGGTGGAAATGGCGGCCAGCGTGCTGGGCTTCGTCAATAACGAGGTTCCGCGGACCCTCAATTACGAGCGTCGTGATCCGCAGTGCCCCGTGAATGTCGTCCATGGGGAACCGTTACGGGGTGCGAAGGGCACGGCCGTAATTTTGAATCAGGCCTCGACCGGCCAATCGGCGGCCGTGGTGATCGCCGCCGAAGAATAATCACTGGCACGTGCCCGGACGGCAGCCAGGCTTGTCGCGCTGTTGGCACCGCATTCACGTCTGCTGCATTTAGAAGCAGATGTCGACTCCCAACGTAACCCCTTGCAGTAGGACGTGGCCGTTCTTACGGACCACGGGGGCGATGTTGCTCGTGTACTGCACTTGCTCCGCGGCATTCGCGATGCCGCCAACCCACATCAGGTCGTAACCGCCACGAAAGTACATGCGCTCGGTCAGACGTGTCGTGCCGAAAAATCCCAGGTCGCCGATGAACGCCGTCGTTGGCGACGAACCTTGGCCCGTGCCAGATGCATTGCCCAGGTCTGGGTCGACGATCGAGACTTCCGAGGATTGCTTGGCCAGGTTGCCATACACGCCCGCTTTGGCCCGAACCCCTAGTTGCCAAATGTTCTGATTCATGATGACGTCGCCGCCGATTTGCATCCCCGCCAGAACGTTCGTGGTCTTTATGTTGTAGACGCCCTGGAACACGCTGCCGTCGCTGTGAACGCCGGACGAAAACCAATTGAAATGATCGTTGAGCGTAAACATGCGGAAACCGGTGATGAACGACGGTACCAATGTCGGGGTCGCGACCTGCATCCACGTGCCGTCGGGGAGTTGCGAAATGCGATCCGGCCTCGGCAATTTTGAAATGCGGTAGTTTATCTCGAAGTTGCTGAAGCTCGACGAATCCGCCATCGTCATCAAAGACGCGCCATTGAAGCCGCCAACTGTGAGCGGAAATTTCGAAAACAATCCCGCGAACTGAGCGAAAGTCGACGACGAAAAACCCGGCCCGCCGATCGCGTTGCCGCTCGTGGACCAGGTATTCAGCCCGATGAAGGTGAATTCAATGGCGTGTTGGCGATGGAGAACATCTTCAAAGAGGTTTCTCCCGATCGTAAATCTCGCACCTGGCGTGAAGTGGAAGTCTAGCCCGCTCGTGCCCATTACGAGCGGATGCAGAAGCACCACTTGGCCGCTAGTGGTTAGTGCTTCCTGAAACAATTGCGCTAGTGGCAACGCAGTCCCCTGATGCGTAGGGGCCGATCGCTGCATCATCGTGAACGCGACTGACGAGTACCACAGCGGGCCGCGGTTATTGAAAACACCGTCGGGAAAGATCGAATCGGGGCCGTCATCGCAGTTGTTCGGGCAGACGCAGGAGTTCTCGTCCAGCATTTCGCCGAACTCTCCCACGAATTCACCGTCGTCGTTCTCTGCGATCATGCCGCCATCACTGGGGCCGTCGCCGTAGCCCGGCGGAATCGTCTCCTCACTCGCGTCTTGCCAGAAGGCCTGTTGGCGCACGGCCCTCTGATAGCCACTGCTCTGGGCAGAGCACCAGCCTGCTAGCATTGGCCCGCAGACCAGTGCTACCGCAATCGCAATCTTTGAAAGCACTCCCAGCACGAACGAGCTCCTCGTTGTCGCGCAGAGTCGTAACCGACCAACACCGCGAGCCATCGGGCTCGGATGTCCCACCATTAATCGGCCACCGACTGCCCGCAAAACAGGAATAACCGTTAAAATCACCGAAAACGCACAAAGTCATCGCAAACACCCTAGTCACTGCAACCGAAACAGTGCCTCAATGGATCGTTGATGGCTTCAACTTCTCGATTGTGCTATTCTCACTCGCTGCCCCGGAAAACCGCTGCTGCGACTGGCGCATTGGTCGCAGGTAGCGTTCTAAACTATTTATGCAAAGTCAGTTACGAAGAACCTTTGAGGGCGTCATGAGCTCATCACTTAAGTCCCTGATCGCCAGTGGCACGAAGCTCTGGCTCGATTCGATTGACCCTGACTTGGTGGCCAAGAACTTCGCCCTAGGTGCTAGCGGTGCAACGTCGAATCCGATCATTGTCTCCGGGCTGATCGAAACGGGACGCTTCGATAGCGACCTCGAGGGACTGTTGCAGCGCGGCCTTTCGGACGAGGAAATCGCCTGGCAGACGACAGACAAGCTGGTCCGCGGCGCCCAGCAGGTATTTCTACCGGTCTGGGAAAAAACCGGCGGAAACGATGGCTACGTCAGCTTCGAACTTGATCCGCTGATCGAAGATATCCACAATCCGCTACCCCATGCCGAGCGCGTCAAGCGGTATATCGAGCTCGGGAAGAAATGGGCCGCTGGCCACAAGAACCGCATGATCAAGGTACCGGCGACTCCCGCGGGGCTCGATGCTCTCGAAGAGTTGGTCGCTGCCGACGTCACCGTGAATGTGACGCTGATCTTCAGCATGCGGCAATACCTGGCCGCTCGTGACGCCGTGTGGCGCGGGGCATGTCGTCGGGCGAATCTAAGCCATTTCAAGAGCGTGTACAGCATCTTCGTATCGCGATTGGACGTCTACACCGAGAAGGCGGTTCCCAGCCTCTCGCCCGCCGCCCAAGGAATGGTCGGCATCGTCAATGCCAAGCGGATCTGGGCCGCGAACCAGGAGTTCTGGAAGCAGAACAAGACACCGCTTCAACAAGAGATGATCTTTGCCAGCACCGGCACCAAAAAGCCGGAGGATCCTCCCTGGAAGTACGTCGAGGCCTTCGCCGGCAGCGATATCGAGACGAATCCTCCCGCGACCAACGATGCCGTCGAGAAGAGCGGCCGCACAATCACACGTCATGTGGACGAATTGCCGCCCAAGGCCGTGCTGGACGAAATCGACGCCAAGGTCGACATCAAGCACCTCGAAGAGACGCTCATGGACGAGGGGCTCAAGAAATTCGCCGATCCGCAGCATGCCCTGCTGAAGCTGATCGCGTCGAAGCGCGGCGCGCTCGCCCCTCATTAGGACCGGTCGGCCCTAACGGTGAGAGCGAGCATTACTGTCGTGCCGATAGCGAAAAACAGGAAAGCGGGACCGAGCCCCAGGAGGGCTGATTTGCGAGACCTTGAGCGTCCGATGGAAAACTAGGGCGTGCTGAGCGGTTGTTCGCAGCCGAGGCCGCTCCTATAATCGATTACGGATTATTCATATCTGCCGGGAGTTAGGGCCTTTGACGGAAAGACCCAGAATCCTGCTGCTAGGGGACGCGGGCGAGGACACGTCCCCCTTGTTGGCTCGCCTCGGGGACACGGTCGAGACCGTTCCTGTTCAGAACCCGATCCGCGCCTTCGCCCGGCTCGCTCGCGAAAAGTTCGATGCCGTTTACGTCTCCTCGCCGCACCTTCGCGAAGCGATGGAGCTGGGCAAACTCCTGCAGAACGAACGCATCCTTGAGCAAATGCCTGATGGCGTTGTGCTCCTGGACGGCGACAATTCCGTCATTTGGGGCAACGGGCGGCTGCGTGAATGGACCGATCGCGACTCGATCGTCGGTCTGAATTTCTACGCGGTCCTCGGCAGCCCCGAAATTCTCGGGCCCGACTTCTGTCCGTTCCACACGGCCCTCGCCACCGGGGCTCGCAGTTGTTCCACGCTACGCTCGAGCGATAATCGCTACTTCCGCGTGCATGCCATGCCGGTCTGCGATTCGGACGGACCGCCGCAAAACCTGATCGTCACGATTCGCGACGTCACGAGCGAAGTTCTCCAGCAGCAAAAGCTGGCCGCGATTCATCAGGCTGGCGTTGAACTGGCCGATCTGTCGCCCGACGAACTTTCGCACATGTCGATCGAAGAGCGGATCGAGCTCTTAAAGTCGAACATCCTGCACTTCACTCAGGACCTGCTGAACTTCGACGTCGTCGAGATTCGCTTGTTGGATGCCAATTCCGGCAAGCTCGAACCGCTGCTGGCGGCCGGCATGGTGCCCGAGGCGATGGATCGTTCGCTATACGCTCAATTGCAAAACAACGGCGTGACCGGATTCGTGGCCGCCACCGGCAAGAGCTACCTGTGCGAAGACACGACCGAAGATCCGCTCTATCTCGAGGGGTGTAAAGGGGCCAAAAGCTCTCTGACCGTCCCCCTCATTTTGCATGACGAAGTAATCGGTACTTTCAACGTTGAAAGCCCCGAGCCGCGGGCTTTCACCGAAAGCGACATGCAATTCCT
Protein-coding sequences here:
- a CDS encoding GNAT family N-acetyltransferase, which translates into the protein MSAVEIKPVKSWSDRRVFLNVPERLYKGDPNWIPRLRLIESELAGFKHHPFHETAEVQTFLAMRDGEVCGRVAAIINREHNREHKEERGFFGFFETVDDPAVANALLDAVRGWLAERGITKLRGPANPSMNYDCGLLVEGFDTPPTFLMPYNPPFYEKLITGYGFQKSQDLLAYVGYEAQLPEFEKEMGWLVDQAQERCQATVRPMIPSSTKDVELFLELYNRSFEAMWGFVPLTKHEVAEFARTLSYLVSRELALIAEVDGRGVGAVLGLPDYNPTIRRIRGRLLPFGFIHLLRGRKDVRRIRIISINVVPEFQRWGLGLVLLRALVPKALSMGVKEAEFSWIAESNVMPRVGLEKMNAKLTKTYRMYDLDLPAKP
- a CDS encoding response regulator, which translates into the protein MTERPRILLLGDAGEDTSPLLARLGDTVETVPVQNPIRAFARLAREKFDAVYVSSPHLREAMELGKLLQNERILEQMPDGVVLLDGDNSVIWGNGRLREWTDRDSIVGLNFYAVLGSPEILGPDFCPFHTALATGARSCSTLRSSDNRYFRVHAMPVCDSDGPPQNLIVTIRDVTSEVLQQQKLAAIHQAGVELADLSPDELSHMSIEERIELLKSNILHFTQDLLNFDVVEIRLLDANSGKLEPLLAAGMVPEAMDRSLYAQLQNNGVTGFVAATGKSYLCEDTTEDPLYLEGCKGAKSSLTVPLILHDEVIGTFNVESPEPRAFTESDMQFLEIFTRDVAVALNTLELLVAEKATTVVENIEAVHRAVAMPVDDILNDAVNLMERYIGHDPDVGERLQSILRNARDIKQVIQQVGQKMAPSQAHPQPMQNQQRPQLRGLQILVVDADENVRSAAHNLLERYGCVVETAHDAGEAVCMVRNLAPGTSYDCIIADIRLPDMSGYELMLKLQGILDAVPMVLMTGFGYDPGHSIVKARQAGLQADAVLYKPFRLDALLDTVEKVSNSSRMVRQG
- a CDS encoding beta-ketoacyl-[acyl-carrier-protein] synthase family protein produces the protein MAARDIVITGLGIVSPIGIGGDAFWTALRHGTSGVRPLSLFDAQGLPVTYGAEVTGFDPKQFVKPRKSLKVMSRDIQFGVSAADMACGQAGLSPGAIDPERFGVVFGADMILCPLDDVEAAYRSCMVDGRFDFRRWGQHAMAQLYPLWMLKYLPNMPACHIAINYDARGPSNSLATAEVSSLLAIAEASRIIERGLADVMVAGGTSSRIHPTTYVRAVLCDTARQGQDPKTASRPFDADRTGAVYGEGSAAFVLESRRHAEARGVKIFGRVLGYASGFEPRVNGSPLKGTAIRATIENSLRCAELEPGDIGHVNANGISTILDDRAEAQAIRQVLGDVPVTAPKSYFGNLGAGTGAVEMAASVLGFVNNEVPRTLNYERRDPQCPVNVVHGEPLRGAKGTAVILNQASTGQSAAVVIAAEE
- a CDS encoding transaldolase family protein — translated: MSSSLKSLIASGTKLWLDSIDPDLVAKNFALGASGATSNPIIVSGLIETGRFDSDLEGLLQRGLSDEEIAWQTTDKLVRGAQQVFLPVWEKTGGNDGYVSFELDPLIEDIHNPLPHAERVKRYIELGKKWAAGHKNRMIKVPATPAGLDALEELVAADVTVNVTLIFSMRQYLAARDAVWRGACRRANLSHFKSVYSIFVSRLDVYTEKAVPSLSPAAQGMVGIVNAKRIWAANQEFWKQNKTPLQQEMIFASTGTKKPEDPPWKYVEAFAGSDIETNPPATNDAVEKSGRTITRHVDELPPKAVLDEIDAKVDIKHLEETLMDEGLKKFADPQHALLKLIASKRGALAPH
- a CDS encoding fatty acid desaturase, translating into MTTSSKYSSTRTPGWPTPTLPNFRREEPGRVGAHSRSDFSLRDARQLVNDLFEPRPWIYWVDFSLSIGLGTAALLVLRRAPLNWAGWGIIYAAAVLAFYRAAMFSHEVVHLRAEKFKAFRIYWNLLCGIPFLIPSFLYQTHTLHHVRKHYGTANDGEYLPLATGPVRNIFLFLCEPLVMPAIAVVRFLVLAPLTWISPRSRKWVYAHASSMVIDPTFVRPLPGRGELRTWRLQEAACFALALGTLLAVVSGLRPWQFVRDLYLIAAGVLMINAIRTMGAHRYLHRGEPVSFVEQLVDSLNYPNHPITGELWAPVGLRYHALHHLFPSLPYHALPAAHERLMAGLPSGSPYHLTICSSLPSALLALWRRARSSTTA